GCAGTCCGACCTGTTCAAGGAAGCCCGCGAAAGCATGGGCGCGTACATCATCGATGTGCGCGCCAAGAACTGACCGATATATCTACCGGAGGACGCCATGAAAGGTATGGGAGATATGCTGCGCCAGGCGCAGATGATGCAGAAGAAGATGCAGCAGATCCAGGAGGACCTGGGCAAGCGCACCGTGGAAGCCACCGCCGGGGGCGGCATGGTGACGGTGACGGCCACCGGTTCCCAGGACGTCGTGTCCATCGTGATCGACAAGGCGGTAGTGGACCCCAATGATGTGGACATGCTCCAGGACCTCGTGCTCGCGGCCGTCAACGACGCCCTGAAGAAGGCCCGGGAGATGCAGCAGTCCGAAATGGGGGCGCTCACCGGCGGCCTCAAGATTCCTGGACTTTTCTAACGAATGAAAGCCCTTCCCAAGCCGCTCGCCGACCTGGTGAGCGAACTGTCCTCGCTGCCGGGGCTCGGCCCCAAGTCGGCCCTGCGCGCGGCCCTGACGCTGCTCAAGTGGCCCAAGGAGCGCACGCAGCTCCTTGGGCGCGCCGTGCACGACCTGCGGGAGAACCTCTTCCTGTGCTCCAGCTGCGCGGGGTTGGCCGAGTCCGACCCGTGCCCCATCTGCTCGGACCCGGCCCGCAACGCCGAATCGCTGTGCCTGGTGAGCGAGTGGGACTCCATGCTGGCCCTGGAGGAGACCGGCCTGTACAAGGGCCGCTACCTGATCCTTGGCGGTCTCATTTCGCCGCTGGACGGCGTCGACCCATCGAGTCTTGAGATCGACCGCTTCCGGCGCAGGCTCTCCGAGGGCGCGGTGCGCGAGGTCATCCTGGCGCTGGGCACCACCCTGGAGGCCGAGGCCACGGCCAGCTACTTAAAAAACATGGTGGAGCGCGCCCATCCCGGCGTGCGCCTGACCCGCCTGGCCCAAGGCATCCCGCTGGGGGCCGAGGTCAAGTACGTGGACAAGGAAACCCTCAAGCAGTCCATGGTCCACAGGCAGGACCTCTGATCCCCCCATGCCCGCCGAACTGACCTGCGAGGTCCACACCGTCACCTTCTATTCCGAGGCCACCAGCTATCTGGTGGCCAAGGTGGCGGCCAAGGGCGAACCCGGCATCGTGACCATCGTGGGCACCATGGGCCAGGTGACGCCCGGGGAAACGCTTTTCCTGCGCGGCGAGTGGACCACACACGCGCAGTATGGCCGCCAGTTCAACGTGGAGTACTTCGAGCAGCGCATGCCCGCTTCGCTGACCGGCATCAAGCGCTACCTGGAGTCCAAGCAGATCAAGGGAGTGGGGCCGGTACTGGCGGCCAAGCTCCTGGGCGAGTTCGGCGACAAGGTGCTGGAGGTGATGGACGAGGACCCGGAGCGCCTGCTCAAGGTCAAGGGCATCACCCCCAAGGTGCTGGAGAAGATCACCGCCAGCTGGAACGAGCAGCGCGAGGTGCGCGGGCTCATGCTCTTCTTGCAGACCCACGACGTGCCCACCACCTTCGCCCAGCGCATCTTCAAGCACTACGGCGGGGGCGCGGTTCAGAAGCTCAAGGAGAACCCCTACGGACTGGCCTACGACATCCAGGGAATAGGCTTCAAGACCGCCGACGCCATGGCCCTGAAGCTCGGCTTCGCCCACGACTGCCCGCAGCGCCTGGAGGCTGCCGTGGTCTACGGGCTCTTCACCCAGAGCGACTCCGGGCACCTGTTCTACCCGAGGGACGAACTGCTGGAGAAGGTGGACGCCATGCTCGGCGGAGTGGGGCTGCACCTGCTGCTGGAGGCCCTGGAGAGCCTCATGCAGCAGAAGCGGGTGCGCGTGGAGTCCCTGCCCCAGCAGGACGTCTCCCACGCCGTGTACCTGACGCATTTCTACAACTGGGA
The window above is part of the Fundidesulfovibrio terrae genome. Proteins encoded here:
- a CDS encoding YbaB/EbfC family nucleoid-associated protein, with protein sequence MKGMGDMLRQAQMMQKKMQQIQEDLGKRTVEATAGGGMVTVTATGSQDVVSIVIDKAVVDPNDVDMLQDLVLAAVNDALKKAREMQQSEMGALTGGLKIPGLF
- the recR gene encoding recombination mediator RecR, whose translation is MKALPKPLADLVSELSSLPGLGPKSALRAALTLLKWPKERTQLLGRAVHDLRENLFLCSSCAGLAESDPCPICSDPARNAESLCLVSEWDSMLALEETGLYKGRYLILGGLISPLDGVDPSSLEIDRFRRRLSEGAVREVILALGTTLEAEATASYLKNMVERAHPGVRLTRLAQGIPLGAEVKYVDKETLKQSMVHRQDL